The nucleotide window CTTTGGTTGGTTCTGGAATAACGGTTCTGTTTGGAACTCACAGACCATATCATCGATCATTGTCTGCAACTCCTCCAAGCTGTATTGCTTTTCCTGCACGCAACCATTATCACACCGTTAACGTGTGtatgaagaaaagaaaggaTTAAGAGTAAAAAGTTAAGCTACAAGAAAAAGAGCTCTACCTCTCTTCTCGTCTGAGCCATAAGTGAAACCATCTCTTCAACAAAATCATAGTATCCCTACATTAGTAACAGAAACAAATGAGCTACTTGTAATCAACAAAACATTCTATAATATCCTTAAATCGCAATTAACATTATTTAATACCTCATCTTCTTGAGTATCATACAGTCCCACATCGTACATACTTCGTTTCTTCTGATCCGACAACACTAAACAAAATCAAGTTGTTACCACACAACGTCGTCAGTCTCATAGATACAACAACAGAACAATCTCAAATCAAAAACTCTGAACCGATCCTTACCTGAATAAGCTTCTTGAATCAGCTGAAACCTTCGTTTTGCTTCTCCAGACCTAAAAGGATCTTTCGTCCATCGATCAGGATGCCATTTCTtcacagaagaagaaaaaaaacaaacaaaaaaatgtaagaACTGTTATCATGCTTTCATCTATACAGAGATTTCAAGCACACAAGAAGCAACGATGACGCACCATAGCCAGTTTGCGATAAGCTCGCCTTATCTCCTCCGCCGAGGAATTAACGGAGACGCCaagaatctcataataagacgTTGCCTTAAAACCACCTTCCATTAATTTGGTTACAACTTATATATGTGATATAATTAATCTCTTAACACATTACATAGAACGGGAAAAATTATGAAGTTCTTGAGGCCTTATATAAAGTAAGGAGGTGACATCAATGGCGGTTATGTGGAAGAAGAATCCTACAACAGAATTTCTAGAACTTTTTCGGTGTCCAAAAAATATCTCGTCTCAAGAACGTTCCGGAACATGGTATCAACACTATGGCTTTGGATATTTTTAAGATTGGACGGCTACGATTGAATGGACGGTCATGTCATATCCAAAAATGACACGCGGGTTTAATTACTTTAAATGCGATATTGTGAGATATCTATGGGTTTCACTTTACTTGTCCGAAGCGGACAAGTCATGCTTCGGCGCACGCAAACTGCGGTGAACAGcactaatatttgtttttttccttaCTAATTTATACAAAACGTTTTCAGAAAAGTTTAGTGTTTCAAAAGATATTAACTCGTTTATAAGACAAATATCACcgttacaattttctttttgttggaaAAAAAGTACTAGAAATTTGATAATATCTCAAACTTAATCATATGATCTCTGTCTACTCATTTTTCTTTTCTCGTCATCGTTActgttattatattataaaactacCCATTTATAAAACGGACGAATGATGTAATTTGGGCataaaatcagcataaccgtcaTAACCAACATCACATTAAAGAAGTGGTGGTCACTTTTTTAACCAATTGGAGAACATCTCACCGTCGGAGACGGTATCTGCCGACCGCTCTCAAACCATTTTTGTGTATATGGACGTCGTTTTATAACGAATAACAGTTTTAGAGATCCAATGAAGTTTCTCTACGGGTCGTTCCACCCTTTTAATGTATCTATCCTCTGTTTTGTTGTTAACTtatgatattttctaattttctttCCGTTGAGTTTACTTCCTATTGTAAGCGTCAAAGCCCATGTGGTCTTTAACTTAATATAAGCAATAGTTGGGCTAGTGGGGGCTTTGCAGGCGGAGCCTACCTAACTTTATCAAAGAAGAGGCATTTGAGAAAAGGTATTGTTAGTTGAAAGTTGACACTGACGGCAAACACACATTGGTAGCtgcattgttttttcttttacttctcTATTTCTTTGTATAATCCATCACCGATTACACCAAACATCATTCACTTATTCTAGATTTAATGAATATAATGACTTCATTCATGCATGCATTAGAATCATGCTACAAAATGTCGTGTACCATATTACCATCAGCGACTACGgagtattttcagaaaatagtctccttttataacaatacattcTGTGTGTGTTTTAGTGGAGGATAGGAACTCCATCAATTTTATTGTTAGTGATTCAAATATCATACACCTAGCTCCCAcatcctttttttttccttttccacTAAACTAAAGTGGTTTTACTAGATCTTATACAAGTATTTAATAGGgtaatttcatttttaccacAAGATACTTAACTATAATTATTTCTTGAATAAGATAGTTCGCTGCATCTTGttcaaatattaaatatataaaaagttgaATTACAAAGGCTTCATTCATATACTGACCATTGCAAATTAATGTTGCTCGGCTAATATGTGTTTGTGGTTCAATCAGTTTTAGTTAGTATAATTTAGAATACCATTCATGACTTAAATGTTTAATCGAAACCCTTTTACGTGTagtaaactaattaaaattatcaTTCCTAATTTCATGATAGCCTaaatttttccttttattataTATCCGGTGATGAGTTTTTCGTTTCGTTTCAAAAACTGTTATGCATGAGACGCATGTGAAATGTGGAACATGGGAAACTTGGTTTCAGACTTTTTGGTACATGCACATATTTGGATATACCTTAAGATGTTGTCCCAGCTTGCTAGTGTTTGATTTTGCTATTTAACGATAACATACTATTGTTCTCAAGTCATTTACTATCTCTATCATGATCCAAAAAATTAGATCTGCCTCGCATTCTATTAATCCAATCATAAAAAGGGAGAAAGAAGtataaaaaattaacatgtagTTAATCTTATTGGTATCATTTCATTCaagaatttaacattttacccaaaaaaattcatttgATTCAAGAATTCAAGATAGACTATTGGATGGTTCACACATTGCATATCTCGTCTGGTATATTTGGATGAACTTTTATAGAAGTACAGTGATCTATTTAAATTACTGGTCAACATTGAACCCCATGATAAAACTAAtgtttactaaaaaaaaaaaaactaaatacaaTTTGCATGCATAACATCTTTCAATGGACAAAGGGGTAGTTCCTGAACCTACCACATCAAGATTCGTTAAAAAGAGACTACATTTAAATATTGATAcgaaaaattaatgtaaaaggAACGGTGGGAAGACATGAATCACGCGTCGAAGACACACCTACCCGGAGGGTTTTTAGAGAGGCAACAAAGAGACAAACAAAGAGATgtgagtttggtttggttttgggttTTTAGGGGGTTGGTAGGGTTTGAGGTCCATATGCCTCgatctttctcttctttttccttttaatCTTTATTACAAAATTCGTCTAATTAAATCCACTCCGTGATCCATCGAACCATGCATacatagtaacatatatatactataatcCCAGCGAAGTTGTTGGATTCAGTGCAAACACTTGTCAAAGGAGCAGTCCCGATCTGATTCCATCTTATTTTCGTTGTCTATTCGACCTTGGCTTTGGCTTTTACCATCACATATACAactctttaaataaaaaatgttattcaATCACATATATCTTAGCTCTACGGTCAGAATAGATACCAGATACAAACTTTCGATTCCTTAGGAAGTAACGACTCTAACTATACTTTGTCTATGTACAAGTTGTGAGAAATATCCATCGTCAGATAATTAAAAACACTATTGACAGGCTTAATTAAACTATCAATAAATACGGCAACTTTTTCACCTCATGATACACGTAAGTTCTGTAGATGCATACATTTTTAACAGTCATGCATATACTTATCATAACTTATGGTTTTGCGTATGTGGGGATTCAACAAACATGCTTAGCTATATGGAACTCTCTCACGtcaatatgtatattaatatgttttgcATATACACATATCATACACAATAGGTAACCATTACCCTCAAACCGGATTAACCAAATTCTTAATTTAACACGgatgtttctatatatatttaggtCTTTCATGTCATTAGTTTCTATATACAGTTGTTTCTTCATATCGAATGTAAAACTTTATACAAAACTAAGAGAGAAAATCTCTATCTATATGAccatataaattttgtaaatatgttgagaaaaaaataagacTTATAATCATACATACGTTCAATCCTTATATATATAGTActattgtattatatatatacgtgtGTGCCTGTGATAAAACTATTTATGTTAAACCATAATTAAAAGAAGCAAAACCTCAGAAGCTAAATGTTTATATCGTCATCCAGATCAATCACAACTCGACACCATGGTTGATGATAAGAAGGATGCATGAATGAAATAATCGATAAGGGTTATAATTTAGGGTTTCGAGGACAGATCGAGGCCAAGGTCGAACAGACAACGAAACAAAGATGAGAACAAA belongs to Brassica rapa cultivar Chiifu-401-42 chromosome A07, CAAS_Brap_v3.01, whole genome shotgun sequence and includes:
- the LOC103831630 gene encoding chaperone protein DnaJ, yielding MEGGFKATSYYEILGVSVNSSAEEIRRAYRKLAMKWHPDRWTKDPFRSGEAKRRFQLIQEAYSVLSDQKKRSMYDVGLYDTQEDEGYYDFVEEMVSLMAQTRREEKQYSLEELQTMIDDMVCEFQTEPLFQNQPKKMKFDLNQPADWSSHMSLPVSSFEFCPQSSYCN